Proteins encoded together in one Coffea arabica cultivar ET-39 chromosome 2c, Coffea Arabica ET-39 HiFi, whole genome shotgun sequence window:
- the LOC140035383 gene encoding large ribosomal subunit protein bL21m-like isoform X1 — protein MANRRCIQTLISRCFSISHSPNPSPYPILKTLTIAPHFLLQTEYSTVQSLTPTDPGKICSAFPSFSRHHCSDNRTSMGSIDNDGDEEEEEEEDDDDDKSEDEERVHLSGKSDEQKAEEAAEIGYKVIGPLEESDRVFKPYEPVFAVVQVGSHQFKVSNGDSIFVEKLKYCDVNDKLILNLVLMLGSTAQTIIGRPVLPDAAVHAVVEEHALDAKVIIFKKKRRKNYRRTKGHRQELTKLRITDIQGIAKPEPIPSMKTEKRATKVEKTAVSA, from the exons ATGGCAAATCGACGTTGTATTCAAACCCTAATTAGCCGTTGTTTTTCCATATCTCATTCTCCAAACCCATCTCCCTATCCCATTCTCAAAACCCTAACTATAGCCCCTCATTTTCTCCTACAAACTGAATATTCCACTGTGCAATCCCTAACCCCGACGGATCCCGGCAAAATTTGTTCTGCGTTTCCGTCATTTTCGCGGCATCACTGCTCCGATAATCGGACTAGTATGGGCAGCATTGATAATGATGgagacgaagaagaagaagaagaagaagatgatgatgatgataaaaGTGAGGATGAAGAGAGAGTACATTTGAGTGGGAAATCAGATGAACAAAAAGCTGAAGAGGCTGCGGAAATTGGGTATAAAGTTATTGGCCCGCTTGAGGAGTCTGAccgggtttttaaaccctatgaGCCGGTTTTTGCAGTTGTTCAG GTTGGTTCACATCAGTTTAAGGTGAGCAATGGAGATAGCATATTCGTAGAGAAGTTGAAGTATTGTGATGTGAATGACAAG TTAATCTTAAACCTGGTTCTCATGCTGGGGTCTACGGCCCAGACAATTATTGGTCGTCCAGTGTTGCCTGATGCAGCTGTTCATGCTGTTGTTGAGGAGCAT GCATTAGATGCAAAAGTCATCATATTCAAGAAAAAGAGGAGGAAGAACTATAGAAGAACCAAAGGGCATCGGCAG GAACTAACAAAGTTGAGGATAACTGATATACAAGGAATTGCGAAGCCTGAACCTATACCATCTATGAAGACTGAAAAGAGAGCTACAAAGGTGGAAAAGACAGCAGTTTCTGCTTAG
- the LOC140035383 gene encoding uncharacterized protein isoform X2: MANRRCIQTLISRCFSISHSPNPSPYPILKTLTIAPHFLLQTEYSTVQSLTPTDPGKICSAFPSFSRHHCSDNRTSMGSIDNDGDEEEEEEEDDDDDKSEDEERVHLSGKSDEQKAEEAAEIGYKVIGPLEESDRVFKPYEPVFAVVQVGSHQFKVSNGDSIFVEKLKYCDVNDKALDAKVIIFKKKRRKNYRRTKGHRQELTKLRITDIQGIAKPEPIPSMKTEKRATKVEKTAVSA; this comes from the exons ATGGCAAATCGACGTTGTATTCAAACCCTAATTAGCCGTTGTTTTTCCATATCTCATTCTCCAAACCCATCTCCCTATCCCATTCTCAAAACCCTAACTATAGCCCCTCATTTTCTCCTACAAACTGAATATTCCACTGTGCAATCCCTAACCCCGACGGATCCCGGCAAAATTTGTTCTGCGTTTCCGTCATTTTCGCGGCATCACTGCTCCGATAATCGGACTAGTATGGGCAGCATTGATAATGATGgagacgaagaagaagaagaagaagaagatgatgatgatgataaaaGTGAGGATGAAGAGAGAGTACATTTGAGTGGGAAATCAGATGAACAAAAAGCTGAAGAGGCTGCGGAAATTGGGTATAAAGTTATTGGCCCGCTTGAGGAGTCTGAccgggtttttaaaccctatgaGCCGGTTTTTGCAGTTGTTCAG GTTGGTTCACATCAGTTTAAGGTGAGCAATGGAGATAGCATATTCGTAGAGAAGTTGAAGTATTGTGATGTGAATGACAAG GCATTAGATGCAAAAGTCATCATATTCAAGAAAAAGAGGAGGAAGAACTATAGAAGAACCAAAGGGCATCGGCAG GAACTAACAAAGTTGAGGATAACTGATATACAAGGAATTGCGAAGCCTGAACCTATACCATCTATGAAGACTGAAAAGAGAGCTACAAAGGTGGAAAAGACAGCAGTTTCTGCTTAG
- the LOC140035382 gene encoding uncharacterized protein isoform X1, with protein sequence MIPWCRARIPLLYDHIQSHYWGVGFLKYFQVKQLPNFLLATPVLSLAICSIVYYVKLSPKVFFSLGLGAFPANKELFAYIIPPGTTGEPETPGSLEDETSSTLQDAQSLRQRKRFTKGWSTVRNVSLQSGNVSSEGRACLPVLVIPFILHTGFMAATAFLVMHVQVATRFLSASPLLYWFASHVMMTPSIAKRWGYFIWVYCASYILIGSLLFSNFYPFT encoded by the exons ATGATCCCTTGGTGCAGGGCAAGAATACCTTTGCTGTACGATCATATTCAGAGTCATTATTG GGGAGTGGGCTTCTTGAAGTATTTCCAAGTGAAACAGTTGCCCAACTTCCTCCTTGCGACTCCGGTGTTGTCTCTTGCTATCTGTTCAATTGTATATTACGTGAAGCTGTCTCCTaaagttttcttttctcttggtttGGGAGCTTTTCCTGCTAACAAAGAGTTGTTTGCATACATTATACCCCCGGGAACAACTGGAGAGCCCGAAACTCCTGGCTCTCTGGAAGATGAAACATCAAGCACACTGCAAG ATGCTCAATCTCTTAGACAGAGGAAAAGGTTTACCAAGGGATGGAGCACTGTTAGGAATGTTTCATTACAATCAGGCAATGTGTCATCAGAAGGACGTGCATGTTTACCGGTTCTCGTTATTCCTTTCATTCTACATACTGGTTTCATGGCTGCCACAGCTTTTCTAGTCATGCATGTGCAG GTTGCTACTCGATTCTTATCTGCCAGCCCTTTGCTTTATTGGTTTGCCTCCCATGTCATGATGACACCCAGTATTGCCAAGAGATGGGGGTATTTTATTTGGGTATACTGTGCATCTTACATACTTATTGGCAGTTtgcttttctcaaacttttatcccttcacttga
- the LOC140035382 gene encoding uncharacterized protein isoform X2, translating into MVERFVNTVTTDQIESSFSAHGSQKTVTISEEDYVKFLQYQATNHASFPSASLAQKGNDSWIIDSGATDHMSDAQSLRQRKRFTKGWSTVRNVSLQSGNVSSEGRACLPVLVIPFILHTGFMAATAFLVMHVQVATRFLSASPLLYWFASHVMMTPSIAKRWGYFIWVYCASYILIGSLLFSNFYPFT; encoded by the exons ATGGTTGAAAGGTTTGTTAATACGGTTACCACTGACCAAATTGAATCGAGTTTTTCAGCACATGGATCCCAGAAGACTGTTACTATATCTGAggaagattatgttaaattcctacaGTACCAAGCTACAAATCACGCATCTTTTCCCTCtgcttctttagcacaaaaaggtaatgactcatggattattgattccggggctactgatcatatgtcag ATGCTCAATCTCTTAGACAGAGGAAAAGGTTTACCAAGGGATGGAGCACTGTTAGGAATGTTTCATTACAATCAGGCAATGTGTCATCAGAAGGACGTGCATGTTTACCGGTTCTCGTTATTCCTTTCATTCTACATACTGGTTTCATGGCTGCCACAGCTTTTCTAGTCATGCATGTGCAG GTTGCTACTCGATTCTTATCTGCCAGCCCTTTGCTTTATTGGTTTGCCTCCCATGTCATGATGACACCCAGTATTGCCAAGAGATGGGGGTATTTTATTTGGGTATACTGTGCATCTTACATACTTATTGGCAGTTtgcttttctcaaacttttatcccttcacttga